A section of the Neorhizobium galegae bv. orientalis str. HAMBI 540 genome encodes:
- a CDS encoding twin-arginine translocase TatA/TatE family subunit, which yields MGSFSVWHWLIVLVIVLVLFGRGKIPELMGDFAKGIKSFKKGMSDEDAPEANGATTTTKTVDLKAEEAKETNRS from the coding sequence ATGGGTTCTTTCAGTGTGTGGCATTGGCTGATCGTTCTGGTCATCGTGCTCGTTCTCTTCGGACGCGGCAAGATTCCGGAACTGATGGGCGATTTCGCCAAGGGCATCAAGAGCTTCAAGAAGGGCATGAGCGACGAGGACGCCCCTGAGGCGAACGGCGCGACGACCACGACGAAGACCGTTGATCTCAAGGCTGAAGAGGCCAAGGAAACCAACCGGTCGTAA
- the tatB gene encoding Sec-independent protein translocase protein TatB has product MFDIGWTELLVIAIVLIVVVGPKDLPPMLRAFGKMTTNLRKMAGDFRAQFDEALKESELDDVRKTISDAQRLNPTNALRDAINPLRQMGQEIRADLQKATQLPTAGVSQTDAEAQQAVEGTSPVDAAPEIPANFPTATPTSTMPPVTTAPAQSVPAAAEAEAVAAVAEKPKPVRKTASKAKPVPEAAEAPAAPAAIVEKPKRSRAAPKPAPVTQAVEEAVVKAPARKRTPKKADTPKDDA; this is encoded by the coding sequence ATGTTTGATATCGGCTGGACCGAGCTTCTTGTCATAGCGATCGTGCTGATCGTCGTGGTTGGTCCTAAGGATTTGCCGCCCATGCTCAGGGCTTTCGGCAAGATGACGACCAATCTGCGCAAGATGGCCGGCGATTTTCGCGCGCAATTCGATGAAGCGCTGAAGGAGTCGGAACTCGACGACGTGCGCAAGACGATTTCGGATGCGCAGCGGCTGAACCCGACGAATGCGCTCAGGGACGCGATCAACCCGCTCCGGCAGATGGGGCAGGAAATCCGCGCCGACCTGCAGAAGGCGACGCAGCTGCCGACGGCGGGGGTAAGCCAGACCGATGCCGAGGCTCAGCAGGCTGTCGAGGGCACGTCGCCCGTCGATGCGGCTCCCGAGATCCCGGCAAACTTCCCGACTGCGACGCCGACGTCGACAATGCCGCCGGTTACCACCGCTCCGGCCCAGTCCGTGCCGGCCGCGGCGGAGGCGGAGGCTGTGGCAGCTGTTGCTGAAAAGCCAAAGCCGGTCCGCAAGACCGCCTCCAAGGCAAAGCCGGTTCCCGAGGCCGCTGAAGCTCCTGCGGCCCCGGCCGCTATTGTCGAAAAACCGAAGCGCAGCCGCGCGGCGCCCAAGCCGGCGCCCGTGACCCAGGCTGTGGAAGAGGCGGTCGTCAAGGCTCCGGCCCGTAAGCGCACGCCGAAGAAGGCCGATACTCCGAAGGACGACGCATGA
- the tatC gene encoding twin-arginine translocase subunit TatC produces MSGDIEDKPQPLIEHLMELRTRLIWSIGAFFVAFVVCFFFAKQLFNLLVVPYKWAVLWAHLDLAKSELIYTAPQEFFFTQVKVAMFGALVIAFPVIASQIYKFVAPGLYKNERAAFLPFLIASPILFLMGGALVYFFFTPMVMWFFLAMQQAPTEGEVGISLLPRVSEYLSLIMTLVLSFGLVFQLPVVTTLLARVGILTSDWLRQKRKYAIVLAFVVAAVLTPPDPMSQIGLALPTILLYEISIYAARLVERKRAEEKLSEQEPSDVAETDKA; encoded by the coding sequence ATGAGCGGTGACATCGAAGACAAGCCGCAGCCGCTCATCGAGCATCTGATGGAGCTGCGCACGAGGCTGATCTGGTCGATCGGCGCGTTTTTCGTCGCCTTCGTCGTCTGTTTTTTCTTCGCCAAGCAGCTCTTCAACCTGCTCGTGGTCCCCTATAAGTGGGCGGTTCTCTGGGCCCACCTCGATCTTGCCAAGTCCGAACTGATTTATACCGCGCCGCAGGAATTCTTCTTCACGCAGGTGAAGGTGGCGATGTTCGGCGCGCTGGTGATTGCCTTCCCGGTGATCGCCTCGCAGATCTACAAGTTCGTGGCACCGGGTCTCTACAAGAACGAACGGGCGGCTTTCCTGCCGTTCCTGATCGCTTCGCCGATCCTCTTCCTGATGGGCGGCGCTCTGGTCTATTTCTTCTTCACTCCCATGGTCATGTGGTTCTTCCTTGCCATGCAGCAGGCGCCGACCGAAGGCGAAGTCGGCATTTCACTTCTGCCACGGGTTTCGGAATATCTGAGCCTGATCATGACGTTGGTCCTGTCCTTTGGACTGGTGTTCCAGCTTCCGGTCGTCACTACGCTGCTCGCCCGCGTCGGCATTCTCACCAGCGACTGGCTTCGGCAGAAACGCAAATACGCGATCGTGCTTGCGTTCGTCGTAGCCGCCGTGCTGACGCCGCCCGATCCGATGTCCCAGATCGGTCTTGCACTGCCGACCATCCTTCTCTACGAGATTTCCATCTACGCCGCACGACTCGTCGAGCGCAAACGTGCCGAGGAAAAGCTTTCGGAGCAGGAACCTTCGGATGTTGCGGAGACGGACAAGGCCTGA
- the serS gene encoding serine--tRNA ligase yields MLDIKWIRENEGALDAALNKRGAEPMAATLLALDDTRRSVIQKLQDMQSRRNAASKEIGIALGQKNSELAEKLKAEVAVIKDTMPVAEQEEREAVAALEDALSRIPNIPFDDVPVGKDEHDNVVKHVVGEKPRWNHAAKEHYEIGEALGMMDFERATKLSGSRFTVLTGQLARLERALGQFMIDMHTTEHGYTEVSSPLMVKGDAMYGTGQLPKFEEDLFKTTDGRYLIPTAEVTLTNLVSGEILEQEKLPLRFTALTPSFRSEAGSAGRDTRGMLRQHQFWKCELVSITDQESSIAEHERMTECAENMLKRLGLHFRTMTLCTGDMGFGARKTYDIEVWLPGQDTYREISSCSVCGDFQGRRMNARYRSKDDKALKFVHTLNGSGVAVGRCLIAVMENYLNEDGSVTIPDALLPYMGGLTKIERAA; encoded by the coding sequence ATGCTCGATATCAAGTGGATCCGTGAAAACGAAGGGGCTTTGGACGCAGCGCTGAACAAGCGTGGCGCAGAGCCCATGGCGGCAACCCTCCTGGCGCTGGACGACACGCGCCGTTCCGTCATCCAGAAGCTTCAGGACATGCAGTCCCGCCGCAATGCCGCTTCCAAGGAGATCGGCATCGCGCTCGGGCAGAAGAATTCCGAGCTTGCCGAAAAGCTGAAGGCAGAGGTCGCCGTCATCAAGGACACGATGCCGGTTGCCGAGCAGGAAGAGCGCGAGGCCGTCGCGGCGCTCGAAGACGCCCTGTCGCGTATCCCGAACATCCCGTTTGATGACGTACCGGTCGGCAAGGATGAGCACGATAACGTGGTCAAGCATGTTGTCGGCGAAAAGCCGCGCTGGAACCATGCGGCCAAGGAGCACTACGAGATCGGCGAAGCGCTCGGAATGATGGATTTCGAGCGGGCCACGAAACTCTCAGGCTCGCGCTTCACCGTGCTCACCGGCCAGCTCGCCAGGCTCGAACGGGCTCTCGGCCAGTTCATGATCGACATGCACACCACGGAGCACGGATATACGGAAGTTTCTTCGCCGCTGATGGTGAAGGGCGACGCCATGTACGGCACCGGCCAGCTGCCGAAGTTCGAGGAAGACCTCTTCAAGACGACGGATGGCCGCTACCTGATCCCGACGGCTGAAGTGACGCTCACCAACCTCGTTTCCGGGGAAATCCTGGAACAGGAAAAGTTGCCGCTGCGCTTCACGGCGCTGACGCCATCCTTCCGCTCGGAAGCCGGTTCCGCCGGCCGCGATACGCGCGGCATGCTGCGCCAGCACCAGTTCTGGAAGTGCGAACTCGTATCGATCACCGATCAGGAAAGCTCGATCGCCGAGCACGAGCGTATGACTGAATGCGCCGAGAATATGCTGAAGCGCCTTGGCCTGCATTTCCGCACCATGACGCTCTGCACCGGCGATATGGGTTTTGGCGCACGCAAGACTTATGACATCGAGGTCTGGCTGCCGGGCCAGGATACCTACCGCGAAATCTCGTCCTGCTCCGTCTGCGGCGATTTCCAGGGGCGCCGCATGAACGCGCGCTACCGGTCCAAGGACGACAAGGCGCTGAAGTTCGTTCACACGCTGAACGGCTCCGGTGTCGCGGTCGGCCGCTGCCTGATCGCGGTCATGGAAAATTACCTGAACGAGGATGGTTCGGTCACAATTCCGGACGCGCTCCTGCCGTATATGGGTGGTCTGACCAAGATCGAGCGGGCGGCCTGA
- the surE gene encoding 5'/3'-nucleotidase SurE: protein MRILLTNDDGIHAEGLAVLERIARKLSDDVWIVAPETDQSGLAHSLTLSEPLRLRKVGDKHFALRGTPTDCVIMGIREILPEKPDLVLSGVNDGANMADDVTYSGTIAGAIEGTLQGVRSFSLSQAVRRENGRFAPWEVAESYAPDLIRKLIDVDLPDGTFLNLNFPNCEPSEVQGVEVTSQGKLDFGLTIDARNDGRGLPYYWLRFGERKGHFREGSDIQALKENKISVTPLKLDLTDHSVQDRVAKALGFGAAD, encoded by the coding sequence ATGCGGATACTTCTGACCAACGATGATGGCATTCACGCCGAAGGCCTCGCCGTTCTCGAGCGGATAGCCCGGAAACTTTCGGACGACGTCTGGATCGTGGCACCGGAAACCGACCAGAGCGGTCTTGCCCATTCGCTGACGCTTTCCGAACCGCTCCGTCTGCGCAAAGTCGGCGACAAGCACTTTGCGTTGCGCGGCACGCCGACCGACTGCGTCATCATGGGCATCCGCGAAATCCTGCCCGAGAAGCCGGATCTGGTACTGTCGGGTGTCAACGACGGCGCCAACATGGCCGATGACGTCACCTATTCCGGTACTATCGCCGGCGCTATCGAAGGCACGCTCCAGGGCGTGCGCTCGTTTTCGCTGAGCCAGGCAGTGCGTCGCGAGAACGGTCGTTTTGCGCCTTGGGAAGTCGCCGAATCCTATGCACCGGACCTCATTCGCAAACTGATCGACGTGGACCTGCCCGACGGCACCTTCCTCAACCTCAATTTCCCGAACTGCGAGCCCAGCGAGGTTCAGGGCGTCGAGGTGACGTCGCAGGGCAAGCTCGATTTCGGCCTGACGATCGACGCCCGCAACGACGGCCGCGGTCTGCCATATTACTGGCTGCGATTCGGCGAACGGAAAGGGCATTTCCGCGAGGGCAGCGATATTCAGGCGCTCAAGGAAAACAAGATTTCCGTGACTCCGCTGAAGCTGGACCTGACCGATCATTCGGTTCAGGATCGTGTGGCGAAAGCACTGGGATTCGGAGCTGCCGATTGA
- a CDS encoding protein-L-isoaspartate(D-aspartate) O-methyltransferase, which produces MVEKEGFAALVLRLRSEGISDLDLLTAVEQTQRSQFVPPPLAEDAYSSRTVPIDCGSFMEGADLAVRLLHRLQVKPGHRVLEIGTGSGFTAAVIARIAERVLTVERYRTLVTAAQSRMDALGLRNVVVRQADGGNGMPGEGTFDRIFVTAAFPSLPRFYAEQLTHGGSMLAPLMDGEACMMVRLTKTGSRFEREDLFPVPFLPIVPHIAAAL; this is translated from the coding sequence ATGGTCGAAAAAGAAGGTTTTGCGGCGCTCGTGCTGCGCCTCAGGTCGGAAGGCATTTCCGACCTCGATCTGCTGACCGCCGTTGAACAGACGCAGCGCTCACAGTTCGTGCCACCGCCGCTTGCCGAAGATGCCTATTCCAGCCGCACGGTGCCGATCGATTGCGGATCCTTCATGGAAGGCGCTGATCTCGCCGTCCGGTTGCTGCATCGCCTCCAGGTCAAGCCCGGGCACAGGGTGCTCGAAATCGGCACGGGCAGCGGCTTCACCGCCGCCGTTATCGCCCGCATCGCCGAGCGGGTGCTGACCGTTGAGCGCTACCGCACCCTGGTCACCGCAGCCCAGAGCCGCATGGATGCGCTGGGGCTGCGCAATGTCGTCGTGCGTCAGGCGGACGGTGGCAACGGCATGCCGGGCGAGGGCACGTTCGACCGCATTTTCGTCACGGCAGCCTTTCCGTCACTGCCGCGATTCTACGCCGAGCAACTCACGCACGGCGGTTCGATGCTTGCTCCGCTGATGGATGGCGAGGCCTGCATGATGGTGCGCCTCACCAAGACCGGCAGCCGATTCGAACGTGAAGACCTGTTCCCGGTGCCTTTTCTGCCGATCGTTCCGCATATCGCTGCAGCGCTGTAG
- a CDS encoding peptidoglycan DD-metalloendopeptidase family protein, which yields MRMKSSPKFGKSVIKFAVAALLASAATGCSSDATRFSGLFSKSDNITTASIPQRQGGGAYGQAPTPQADLGSGQAQALPPIPRNDYGSRNTAMAQPYPGNSGGYTSPARTASAPVAVQRSELAAPTGATAQRNTAPMGRDPANRQEALAQPFPGRQSASHTLVAPSSSTLKADNVVTGTTAKPMSGWSAVNAPKVTLRPGETVSTLSKRYGVPEKEILKANGGAVAPGQSVLIPTFGTAQNSAKNAAGTIDLQNKAPAPAHEPEQKLAVLPTPARDKAMAEPAKLTPPGGKPVGGTYVVKPGDTINKIARETGTPIDQLKAANNLTSGGVRIGQTLKVANGVAAPVADPVKTASIPQKPVEKAAAAAPKPAAPATAQVAQVAVAPAAAKAAVDGASVADVEKKSDTASVAPQSTGIGKYRWPVNGAVIAGYGQNVDGNRNDGIDISVPEGTPIKAAENGVVIYAGNGLKQLGNTVLVRHDDGKVTVYGHAGSINVTRGQKITRGQTVAASGMSGDAKRPQVHFEVRKDATPVNPITFLE from the coding sequence ATGCGTATGAAGAGTTCTCCGAAATTCGGAAAATCCGTAATCAAATTTGCTGTCGCGGCACTGCTTGCCAGCGCAGCGACAGGGTGCAGTTCGGACGCGACGCGTTTCTCGGGGCTCTTTTCGAAGTCCGACAACATAACGACGGCGTCCATTCCGCAGCGGCAGGGGGGTGGGGCCTATGGCCAAGCACCGACGCCGCAGGCCGATCTTGGATCCGGCCAGGCTCAGGCGTTGCCGCCAATTCCGCGGAACGACTACGGTTCACGCAATACCGCCATGGCTCAACCGTATCCCGGTAATTCCGGCGGTTATACCTCGCCGGCGCGCACCGCATCCGCTCCCGTCGCCGTCCAGCGCTCCGAACTCGCGGCCCCGACCGGCGCCACGGCGCAGCGTAACACCGCACCGATGGGCCGTGATCCGGCGAACCGCCAGGAAGCGCTCGCCCAACCATTCCCCGGTCGTCAATCAGCGAGCCACACGCTCGTCGCTCCGTCTTCATCGACGCTGAAGGCCGACAATGTCGTCACCGGCACGACCGCAAAGCCGATGTCCGGCTGGTCCGCGGTCAACGCGCCGAAGGTGACGCTGAGGCCCGGTGAAACGGTTTCGACGCTGTCCAAGCGTTATGGCGTTCCGGAAAAGGAAATCCTGAAGGCCAATGGCGGCGCCGTTGCTCCCGGCCAGTCTGTCCTTATCCCGACCTTCGGCACGGCGCAGAATTCTGCGAAGAACGCCGCCGGCACGATCGACCTCCAGAACAAGGCTCCGGCACCAGCCCACGAGCCCGAGCAGAAACTCGCGGTTCTGCCGACCCCGGCACGCGACAAGGCGATGGCCGAACCCGCCAAGTTGACGCCTCCGGGCGGCAAGCCGGTTGGTGGTACCTATGTGGTCAAGCCGGGCGACACGATCAACAAGATCGCTCGCGAGACCGGCACGCCGATCGATCAGCTGAAAGCGGCCAACAACCTGACCTCCGGCGGCGTCCGGATCGGGCAAACGCTGAAGGTCGCCAACGGCGTTGCGGCTCCTGTCGCCGATCCGGTCAAGACCGCGTCCATTCCGCAGAAGCCGGTCGAAAAGGCCGCAGCCGCGGCACCGAAGCCGGCTGCTCCTGCCACGGCCCAGGTCGCTCAGGTTGCTGTGGCGCCTGCCGCTGCCAAGGCCGCTGTCGATGGCGCCTCCGTCGCCGATGTCGAGAAGAAGTCGGACACCGCCTCCGTGGCGCCGCAGTCCACCGGCATCGGCAAGTATCGCTGGCCGGTCAATGGTGCGGTCATCGCCGGCTACGGCCAGAACGTCGACGGCAATCGCAATGACGGCATCGACATCTCGGTTCCGGAAGGCACCCCGATCAAGGCTGCCGAAAACGGCGTGGTCATCTATGCCGGCAACGGCTTGAAGCAGCTCGGCAACACGGTTCTCGTCCGTCACGACGACGGCAAGGTCACCGTTTACGGCCACGCCGGCAGCATCAACGTCACCCGCGGGCAGAAGATCACCCGCGGCCAGACGGTTGCCGCCTCCGGCATGAGCGGCGACGCCAAGCGCCCGCAGGTCCACTTCGAGGTCCGCAAGGACGCGACCCCGGTCAACCCGATTACCTTCCTTGAATAA
- a CDS encoding ATP-binding protein produces MSDDFNTLILTEVRRLADALERLAGPPPAVNDWNAADCFVWIPANQRLQPVPRPNRVALTLIRGVDHVRDILHENTLRFAEGFAANNVLLWGARGMGKSSLVKAVHEDVRAATGISLKLVEVHREDIASLPALLDILKASGQRVIVFCDDLSFDHDDTAYKSLKAALDGGIEGRPDNVLFYATSNRRHLLPRHMMENEQSTAINPSEAVEEKVSLSDRFGLWLGFHKCSQDDYLKMIDGYAEHFELGLDQETLHHEALEWATTRGGRSGRVAWQYIQDLAGRLRKPLSRD; encoded by the coding sequence ATGAGCGACGACTTCAACACTCTGATCCTGACCGAGGTCCGCAGGCTTGCGGATGCGCTGGAACGGCTTGCCGGCCCTCCGCCCGCCGTCAACGACTGGAATGCCGCCGACTGCTTCGTCTGGATCCCGGCAAACCAGCGCCTGCAGCCGGTGCCGCGTCCGAACCGGGTCGCCCTGACGCTGATCCGCGGCGTCGATCACGTGCGTGACATTCTTCACGAAAACACCCTGCGGTTTGCGGAAGGCTTTGCCGCCAACAACGTGCTGCTGTGGGGCGCCCGCGGCATGGGCAAGTCCTCGCTGGTGAAGGCCGTGCACGAAGACGTGCGCGCAGCGACAGGGATCTCGCTGAAACTCGTCGAGGTGCATCGCGAAGACATCGCCTCGCTCCCCGCCCTGCTCGATATCCTCAAGGCTTCCGGCCAGCGCGTCATCGTCTTCTGCGACGATCTGTCCTTCGACCACGACGATACCGCCTACAAGTCGCTGAAGGCGGCACTCGACGGCGGCATCGAGGGCCGGCCGGACAATGTTCTGTTCTACGCGACCTCGAACCGCCGCCATCTCCTGCCGCGCCACATGATGGAGAACGAGCAGTCGACGGCGATCAATCCGTCCGAGGCGGTCGAGGAAAAGGTGTCGCTGTCGGATCGTTTCGGCCTGTGGCTCGGTTTCCACAAATGCAGCCAGGACGACTATCTGAAGATGATCGATGGTTACGCCGAACATTTCGAACTTGGCCTCGACCAGGAGACCCTGCATCACGAGGCGCTCGAATGGGCGACCACCCGCGGCGGGCGCTCGGGCCGTGTCGCCTGGCAATATATCCAGGATCTCGCCGGGCGGCTGCGGAAACCGCTTTCCCGAGATTGA
- the yajC gene encoding preprotein translocase subunit YajC: MFITEAFAQAPAAAPGASAFGSGLEMLFLFAPLMVVWYFFLIRPQRATAKKRQETLSNVRRGDQVVLGGGITGKVTKVIDDAEVEVEIAEGVKIRAMRAYIAEVRVKGEPVKTEPAKTGTAS; the protein is encoded by the coding sequence ATGTTCATTACCGAAGCATTCGCCCAGGCCCCAGCCGCAGCACCGGGAGCTTCCGCGTTCGGCTCCGGCCTTGAGATGCTCTTCCTCTTCGCGCCTCTGATGGTGGTCTGGTATTTCTTTCTGATCCGTCCGCAGCGCGCCACTGCCAAGAAGCGCCAGGAGACGTTGTCTAACGTCCGCCGCGGCGACCAGGTCGTTCTTGGCGGCGGCATCACCGGCAAGGTGACCAAGGTTATCGACGACGCCGAAGTGGAAGTCGAAATCGCCGAAGGCGTGAAGATCCGCGCCATGCGCGCCTATATTGCCGAAGTCCGCGTCAAGGGCGAGCCGGTCAAGACCGAACCGGCGAAGACCGGAACGGCTTCCTGA
- a CDS encoding Mth938-like domain-containing protein — protein sequence MVKGIEIRDAHFPGRAPIDAYGNGGFRFADMSHRGSLLCLPSGIHGWELQEGEPLTVASLMKVLAESNEIEVLLVGMGANLKPIPADVKAALKAKGIASDPMSTGAAVRTFNIMLAESRAVAAALIAV from the coding sequence ATGGTGAAAGGCATCGAAATCCGCGACGCCCATTTTCCCGGTCGTGCTCCGATCGACGCTTATGGCAATGGCGGTTTCCGTTTTGCAGACATGTCGCATCGCGGCTCGCTGCTCTGCCTTCCCTCGGGTATCCACGGCTGGGAACTGCAGGAAGGTGAACCGCTGACGGTCGCTTCCCTGATGAAGGTGCTCGCCGAATCAAACGAGATCGAAGTGTTGCTTGTCGGCATGGGCGCCAACCTCAAGCCCATTCCGGCGGATGTGAAGGCGGCGTTGAAGGCCAAGGGCATCGCCTCCGATCCGATGAGCACCGGTGCCGCCGTGCGCACGTTCAACATCATGCTCGCCGAATCGCGCGCCGTCGCCGCAGCTCTGATTGCCGTCTGA
- a CDS encoding phytoene/squalene synthase family protein translates to MADPARQNGDICLATLRDTDRDRYLACLLSPEDKRGALAALYAFNAEIARVRDVVREPLPGEIRLQWWRDLLEGNAQGDSTGNPIAASLLEAIETYRLPRQTLVDMIEARIFDLYDDPLTDRNALEGYAGETASAVIQLASLILSPTDAAKSSEAAGHAGVAQSIAGFLLLMPIHRRRHQLYLPLDILSATGLDRDTFLRGEDRSRISAAIEAFAGLGLEHLAKARKSGTVPAAVFPAYLPVALAEPVLRRAARAGASVFDTALQLPQWRRQLRLLKASVTRRF, encoded by the coding sequence ATGGCCGATCCAGCCAGACAGAACGGCGACATCTGCCTCGCAACGCTTAGGGATACGGACCGCGACCGTTATCTCGCCTGCCTCCTGTCGCCGGAAGACAAGCGCGGCGCACTTGCGGCCCTTTATGCCTTCAACGCCGAGATCGCCCGCGTCCGCGACGTGGTGCGTGAACCGCTTCCCGGCGAAATCCGCCTGCAATGGTGGCGCGACCTCCTCGAAGGCAACGCTCAAGGCGACAGCACCGGCAACCCCATCGCCGCCAGCCTGCTTGAGGCGATCGAGACCTATCGCCTGCCGCGCCAGACGCTCGTCGACATGATCGAGGCGCGCATATTCGATCTCTACGACGACCCGCTGACCGACCGGAATGCACTCGAAGGATATGCAGGCGAGACCGCTTCGGCAGTCATCCAGCTCGCGAGCCTGATTCTCTCTCCCACCGACGCGGCAAAATCTTCGGAGGCGGCTGGACACGCGGGTGTCGCCCAGTCGATCGCCGGCTTCCTGCTGCTGATGCCCATCCATCGACGTCGTCATCAGCTTTATCTGCCGCTCGATATCCTCTCGGCGACCGGGCTCGACCGTGATACATTCTTGCGCGGCGAGGATAGGTCGCGCATTTCCGCTGCGATCGAGGCCTTTGCCGGCCTTGGATTGGAACATCTGGCCAAGGCCAGAAAGTCAGGAACCGTCCCGGCCGCCGTCTTTCCGGCCTATCTGCCGGTGGCGCTCGCCGAACCAGTGCTGCGCCGCGCGGCGCGCGCCGGTGCCTCGGTGTTCGATACGGCGCTGCAACTTCCGCAGTGGCGGCGGCAATTGCGGCTCTTGAAGGCCTCGGTTACCAGGCGCTTTTGA
- a CDS encoding BRCT domain-containing protein: MALAYYITRMSGKDRDKDGNLHDTGMAILEFGRAFPNEAIRSLHVTANGEAIFVRLHDNKAGFMRSHRNHYACFLIEPGRVRVTPLPNAKGFTVEFLDASTQNGTYLFSTEKEAAEVALWLLDNYVSVADRDLEEKPRPPTGDISPDQAN; encoded by the coding sequence ATGGCGCTCGCCTATTACATCACGCGGATGTCGGGCAAGGACCGGGACAAGGACGGCAACCTGCACGATACAGGCATGGCCATTCTCGAATTCGGCCGCGCCTTTCCCAACGAAGCGATCCGTAGCCTGCATGTGACCGCCAATGGTGAGGCGATCTTCGTACGCCTGCACGACAACAAGGCCGGCTTCATGCGCAGCCACCGCAACCATTACGCCTGCTTTTTGATCGAGCCGGGCAGGGTCCGCGTCACCCCATTGCCGAACGCCAAGGGTTTCACCGTCGAATTCCTGGACGCGTCGACCCAGAACGGCACCTACCTGTTTTCCACGGAAAAGGAGGCGGCCGAAGTCGCCCTCTGGCTGCTCGACAACTATGTCAGCGTTGCCGATCGCGATCTGGAGGAAAAGCCGAGGCCGCCGACCGGGGATATCAGCCCCGATCAAGCCAACTAG